A stretch of DNA from Nonomuraea muscovyensis:
TGGGGCCGTGGGCCGGCGGGGTCGCGATCGGATCGGGGCTCGGGTTCCGCTCGCCGCTGTGGGTCAGCGCCTCACTCGTGGCCGTGGCGCTGGCAGTGGCGCTGGCCGGGGCCTGCGCCGCCCACCTGACGGGCCGCGGAGCGGCGGCACACCGGACGGGTGGCGCGGCGGCCACGCGGGCCGGTCGCTGAGCCGGCGGGGGTCAGCCGGCGGTCCAGCCGTGCAGCCTCATCAGGTGGGCGGCCACCGTGGCGAACCGGCGCGGGTCCAGCACGGCGCCCTCCCGCCTGATGTCGTGCTCGTCCAGCACGAACACCCGGTCGAGCCGCAGGTGGGACACCTTGCCGTCGCGGCCCCACGCGCCGATCTCCAGCCAGTCGGGGCCGTCGTCGCCCCTGCTGGACAGCATCATGCCCAGCAGGCGCCGCCCGGTCCGGCCGACGATCAGCAGCGGCCGGTCCTTGCCGCGCGACGGATCCTCCTCGTACGGGACCCACGCCCAGACGACCTCGCCCGGGTCGGCCAGGCCGTCGAGGTCGGGGGAGTAGGCCAGCGTCGCGGCCTGGGCCGGCGACCGGATCTCACGCACGGCGCCACGGGCCGGCCGGGGGTCCTCACCTGGATCACGCACGCGCAGATCCTACGGGACCGGCCCGGCGGCCCCCACCGGCAGGCCCGTCGGCCTCGGGGTGGGTGAGCAGGTGACGCATGGCCGTGGGGGTGTGGCCGGCGTGGCGGCGGATGGTGCGGGTCAGGTGGGCCTGGTCGGCGAAGCCCAGGTCGGCCGCCAGCCGCGCCAGGCCGCGCTCGCCGCGCTCCAGCCGGTCGAGCGCCCGCCCCACCCGCACCCGGTTGCGGTAGTGGGTGAGCGAGACGCCCAGCTCCCGGGTGAACGCCCTGCTGAGCCGGTAGGGGGAGACGCCCAGCAACTCCGCCAGCGACAGCAGGTCGCCCGCCGCCTCGTGGTCGCAGGCGATGGCCTCCCGCGCCGCGTCCACGATCGCGGCCGGTGACGTCGAGCGGCGCGCGGCACCCCTGGCGGCCTCACCCCCGGCGGCCTCCCGGAGCGGCCGGTCGGTCACCTGGCGCAGGGCGCCGGACAGCAGCGAAAGCAGCGCCTCGGCCAGCCCGAACGGGGCGTCGCCGGCCCGCGCCGCCGCCAGGAACCGCCGGTGGGCCACATCGAGGCGGGCGTCCACGTAGAGTGCGGACCGGGACGGGCGAACATCCTCCCCGGCGAGCGTCCGCCACAGCCCGGCCGACAGGCTCACCGACGTGCACACGTCGCCGCCCGCCGGATGCGCGAACCGCTCCTCCTCACCCGGCGTCGACAGGTAGGCCAGCGTGGGATCGGCGAGCGACGAACGCCCGTCGGCCAGGCGCCGGAAGCGGCCCCGGCGCACCAGCACCAGCCGGTGGGCCGAGCTCGTCTCGACCGGCGACCACCTGCGATGGTCGTCGTCACAGGTCACCGCGTCCAGGGCGAACCCAGGACCGGCGCCGACACGTACAGCGGAACGCACCTGCCGCACGTTACGCCCCGGCCCCGACAGAACCGGCCCCGACAGGACCGGGCCCGACAGGACCGGGCCCGACAGGACCGGGCCCGACAGGACCGGGCCCGACAGGACCGGGCCCGACAGGACCGGGCCCGACAGGACCGGGCCCGACAGGACCGGGCCTGACAGGACCGGCCCTGAAAGGACCGGGTGCGGCAGATTCGCGGTTCCGCTGCAAGGATGTTCAAGACCCGCGCCCCCACAGGCGGGCACGCTGGCCGCATGACGACGACCATCACCGCGATCACCATCGACAGCGCCGACCCGGGCGCGCTCGCCTCCTTCTACGCCAAGGCCACCGGCGGCAAGGTCACCCAGAGCGACACCGACTACGCCGCCGTCGAGGGCGGTCCCGTCGCGCTCGCCTTCCAGCGGGTCGACGGCTACCGCCGTCCGGCCTGGCCCGCCGGCGGCGCCCACGTCCACCTGGAGCTGCAGGTGGACGACCTCGACACGGCCCGCGCGGAGCTGACGGCACTCGGCGCCTCCGTGCCGGACTTCCAGCCGGGCGAGGGCTCGTGGGTCGTGCTCACCGACCCGGAAGGCCACCCGTTCTGCGTCTCGGCCGCCTGACCCGGCGGCCTCATCGGCACTCGGTCCCGACCGGCGGCACGCCGGTCGGGACCGCCTGTCCTCCCGCGGTCCCGACCGGTCGGGACGGCCTGCCCGCAGGGTCCGGGCAGGCCGGGGCGATGCCGAAGGATCAGGCGGGACGCTCGGCGCGGTCACCCGACCAGTCGGTGTGGAAGGCGCCCTCGCGGTCCACCCGCTGGTAGGTGTGCGCGCCGAAGTAGTCGCGCAGCCCCTGCACCAGCGCCGCCGGGAGCCGGTCGCGCCGCAGCCCGTCGTAGTACGCCAGCGCCGACGAGAAACCGGGTGTCGGCACGCCGATCTGCACGGCCGTGGTCACCACCCGCCGCCAGGCGTCCTGCGCCACGTTGACCGCCGCCGCGAACGTCGGGTCGGCCAGCAGCGTCGGCAGGGCCGGGTCGGCGTCGTACGCGGCGCGGATCCGGTCCAGGAACTTGGCCCGGATGATGCACCCACCCCGCCAGATCGTCGCCATGGCCCCGAGGTCGAGGTCCCAGCCGTACTCCTTGGAGGCGGCGGCCATCTGGTCGAAGCCCTGCGCGTAGGCGACGATCTTGGAGGCGTACAGCGCCTGCCGCACGTCCTCGATCAGCTCGCGCCCGCCCACCCCCGACAGCTTCGGCCCCTCCAGGCCCGCGGCGGCGGCGCGCTGCTCGGGGTGGCCCGACAGGGCGCGGGCGAAGACCGCCTCGGCGATGCCCGTCACCGGCACGCCCAGGTCGAGCGCGCTCTGCACGGTCCAGCGGCCGGTGCCCTTCTGCTCGGCCTGGTCGACCACCACGTCCACGAACGGCCGGCCGGTGGCCGCGTCCACCTGGTCGAGCACCTCGGCGGTGATCTCGATCAGGTAGGAGTCGAGGTCGCCCTTGTTCCACTCGCGGAACACCTCGGCGAGCTCCGCCGGCGTCGCGCCCAGAGCCTGGCGCAGCAGGTCGTACGACTCGGCGATGAGCTGCATGTCGGAGTACTCGATGCCGTTGTGCACCATCTTCACGAAGTGCCCGGCGCCGTCGGGGCCCACGTGCACCGCGCACGGCACGCCGTCGACCTTGGCGGAGATGTCCTGCAGGATCGGGCCCAGCGCCTCCCACGACTCCTTCGAGCCGCCCGGCATGATGCTCGGGCCGTTCAGCGCGCCCTCCTCGCCGCCGGAGATGCCGGTGCCCACGAAGTGCAGGCCCTTCTCGCGCAGCGCGGCCTCGCGCCGCCGGGTGTCGGCGAAGTGCGCGTTGCCGCCGTCGACGATCATGTCGCCGGGCTCCATCAGCTCCGCGAGCTGGTCGATGACGGCGTCGGTGCCCGCGCCCGCCTTCACCATGATGATCGCGCGGCGTGGCCGCTTGAGCGACGCGACGAAGTCCGCGAGCTCCTCAGCCGGCAGGAACGTGCCCTCGCCGCCGAACTCCTTCACCAACTG
This window harbors:
- the gndA gene encoding NADP-dependent phosphogluconate dehydrogenase, which encodes MDLADIGVTGLATMGRNLARNLARHGYAVAVHNRSASRTQQLVKEFGGEGTFLPAEELADFVASLKRPRRAIIMVKAGAGTDAVIDQLAELMEPGDMIVDGGNAHFADTRRREAALREKGLHFVGTGISGGEEGALNGPSIMPGGSKESWEALGPILQDISAKVDGVPCAVHVGPDGAGHFVKMVHNGIEYSDMQLIAESYDLLRQALGATPAELAEVFREWNKGDLDSYLIEITAEVLDQVDAATGRPFVDVVVDQAEQKGTGRWTVQSALDLGVPVTGIAEAVFARALSGHPEQRAAAAGLEGPKLSGVGGRELIEDVRQALYASKIVAYAQGFDQMAAASKEYGWDLDLGAMATIWRGGCIIRAKFLDRIRAAYDADPALPTLLADPTFAAAVNVAQDAWRRVVTTAVQIGVPTPGFSSALAYYDGLRRDRLPAALVQGLRDYFGAHTYQRVDREGAFHTDWSGDRAERPA
- a CDS encoding helix-turn-helix transcriptional regulator, whose translation is MRSAVRVGAGPGFALDAVTCDDDHRRWSPVETSSAHRLVLVRRGRFRRLADGRSSLADPTLAYLSTPGEEERFAHPAGGDVCTSVSLSAGLWRTLAGEDVRPSRSALYVDARLDVAHRRFLAAARAGDAPFGLAEALLSLLSGALRQVTDRPLREAAGGEAARGAARRSTSPAAIVDAAREAIACDHEAAGDLLSLAELLGVSPYRLSRAFTRELGVSLTHYRNRVRVGRALDRLERGERGLARLAADLGFADQAHLTRTIRRHAGHTPTAMRHLLTHPEADGPAGGGRRAGPVGSARA
- a CDS encoding type II toxin-antitoxin system PemK/MazF family toxin, with protein sequence MRDPGEDPRPARGAVREIRSPAQAATLAYSPDLDGLADPGEVVWAWVPYEEDPSRGKDRPLLIVGRTGRRLLGMMLSSRGDDGPDWLEIGAWGRDGKVSHLRLDRVFVLDEHDIRREGAVLDPRRFATVAAHLMRLHGWTAG
- a CDS encoding VOC family protein encodes the protein MTTTITAITIDSADPGALASFYAKATGGKVTQSDTDYAAVEGGPVALAFQRVDGYRRPAWPAGGAHVHLELQVDDLDTARAELTALGASVPDFQPGEGSWVVLTDPEGHPFCVSAA